From a region of the Candidatus Limnocylindrales bacterium genome:
- a CDS encoding M48 family metallopeptidase — protein sequence MAYLKKSVLLPFVLTIGLLSTSCGMSVKGINKFQPNVIPLSQEIDLGRKFSKEVEKEVKLMRLRVLNDYVDSLGQSLAKNSDLNTIPYHFKVINGKQINAFALPGGYIYVYRGLIETVDSESELAGVLAHEIGHVAARHGTEQMTRQLGFSILASILLGNNPSQLEILAARLFGTAGLLAYSRSNEAEADRLGVHYLYKTGYNPEGMGEFFERLQALHKDKPNILEKFFATHPPLSNRLEAVKAEMAKIPSDEIKGTIKNSPEFSMVKVLFNKE from the coding sequence ATGGCATACTTAAAAAAATCAGTTCTTTTACCCTTTGTTTTAACGATAGGTCTTTTATCCACATCTTGTGGGATGTCCGTTAAAGGCATCAATAAATTTCAACCCAATGTGATTCCACTTTCGCAAGAAATAGATCTGGGAAGAAAATTTTCTAAAGAAGTTGAGAAAGAGGTTAAGCTCATGCGCCTTCGTGTTTTAAACGATTATGTTGATTCCCTGGGACAGTCCCTGGCTAAGAACTCGGATTTAAACACCATCCCTTATCACTTTAAGGTTATTAACGGTAAACAGATCAACGCTTTTGCCCTGCCGGGTGGGTATATCTACGTTTACAGGGGTTTAATAGAAACCGTGGATAGTGAATCTGAACTGGCAGGGGTTTTAGCCCATGAAATCGGCCATGTAGCAGCACGCCACGGAACTGAACAGATGACCCGGCAACTGGGATTTTCTATCCTAGCCTCTATTTTGTTGGGAAATAATCCTTCTCAGCTTGAAATCCTGGCTGCCAGATTATTTGGTACCGCCGGATTACTGGCTTATAGCCGCAGCAATGAGGCAGAAGCAGACCGGTTAGGGGTTCATTACCTTTACAAAACAGGCTACAATCCCGAGGGAATGGGTGAGTTTTTCGAGAGACTCCAGGCTCTTCACAAGGATAAACCAAATATATTGGAAAAATTCTTTGCCACACACCCTCCCTTATCCAACAGATTAGAAGCGGTAAAAGCCGAAATGGCTAAGATTCCCTCCGATGAAATTAAAGGAACCATCAAAAACTCACCGGAGTTCTCCATGGTTAAAGTTCTGTTTAATAAAGAGTAG
- a CDS encoding extracellular solute-binding protein produces MNREYGDETNSMLQSNSWLTRREFIRTSTYVAGSLTGIASGWSWLVEGKAPAFAQKRTLTALALSLFVPSGDERFRQIMEEFGKQAGCDTRFDTIQVTQLPVKLASEANIQSGHDLVNMWDTYGYLHEANLEPLDDILEEVDKNYSTRANPRQVFHIGGQWKLAPWYWVAFVGTGNKKHWEEAGLALPKTWEELYEAGKKLKEHGHPIGLPISHCTDANATWNVVLWCYGAKVFEADSKTIALNSPHTEEALDYARRLYLDCMSNEVLSWDDAGNNRFFLSGKGSWILNPVSVYWAARDKNMPIAESIVHHPSLSGPGGRHGAGFNHGLAVWKFSKNKDLAKEFLKFFYSEPVYTSWLTAAKGFCMSPFKKFEDLPLWKTDPNLILLPEEGNYTHFPGWPGNPTRYAGAVENQYIIPDMVARVVGGEPYKKAISWAEDQIKKILEA; encoded by the coding sequence ATGAATCGAGAATATGGTGATGAAACAAATTCTATGCTTCAGTCTAATTCATGGCTTACCCGCCGTGAATTTATCCGTACCTCTACCTATGTGGCTGGTTCTTTAACGGGGATAGCCTCGGGATGGTCCTGGCTGGTGGAAGGCAAAGCTCCGGCCTTTGCCCAGAAACGGACCTTAACCGCCCTTGCTTTAAGTCTTTTCGTTCCATCGGGTGATGAAAGGTTTCGACAGATTATGGAAGAGTTTGGTAAACAGGCTGGCTGTGATACCCGCTTTGACACCATCCAGGTTACCCAACTTCCTGTTAAACTTGCTTCGGAGGCGAATATCCAAAGTGGACACGATTTGGTGAATATGTGGGACACTTACGGTTACCTTCACGAAGCGAATCTGGAGCCTTTAGATGATATTCTAGAAGAGGTGGATAAAAATTATTCTACCCGGGCTAATCCACGACAGGTTTTCCATATAGGAGGTCAATGGAAACTTGCACCCTGGTATTGGGTCGCTTTTGTGGGTACAGGCAATAAAAAGCATTGGGAAGAGGCCGGGCTTGCTCTTCCCAAGACCTGGGAAGAACTCTATGAAGCGGGTAAAAAACTCAAAGAACATGGGCATCCTATTGGTCTTCCGATCAGCCATTGTACCGACGCGAATGCCACCTGGAATGTGGTTCTTTGGTGTTATGGGGCTAAAGTTTTTGAAGCCGATAGTAAAACCATTGCCCTGAACTCTCCCCATACCGAGGAAGCCCTGGATTATGCCCGGCGTCTCTATTTAGATTGCATGAGTAATGAAGTTCTTTCCTGGGACGATGCGGGAAACAATCGATTTTTTCTCTCTGGAAAGGGATCCTGGATTTTAAATCCGGTGAGTGTTTACTGGGCTGCCAGGGATAAGAATATGCCCATTGCGGAGAGTATTGTTCATCATCCTTCGCTTTCAGGACCTGGGGGACGACACGGTGCGGGCTTTAACCATGGACTGGCCGTTTGGAAGTTTTCTAAAAATAAGGATCTTGCTAAGGAATTTTTAAAATTCTTTTACAGCGAACCGGTATACACCTCCTGGCTTACGGCAGCCAAAGGATTTTGTATGAGTCCCTTTAAGAAGTTCGAAGACCTTCCTCTCTGGAAAACGGACCCCAACTTGATTTTACTTCCCGAAGAAGGGAATTATACCCATTTCCCGGGCTGGCCTGGAAACCCTACCCGATATGCCGGAGCGGTTGAAAATCAGTATATCATTCCCGATATGGTTGCCCGGGTGGTCGGTGGCGAACCCTATAAAAAGGCCATAAGCTGGGCGGAAGATCAGATTAAGAAGATCCTGGAGGCTTGA
- a CDS encoding Gfo/Idh/MocA family oxidoreductase has product MTQRHPEGILGSLGEERKLIFISVLLRFPISAGLGVGFVTDLSLCMQDKKIGIGIVGATGWVAGEYIKATKKNPHSQVVALCSRSREGAEKIQNEYGLTGQIYTHYPEMLKQEDLDLVVICTPDFLHAEQGIQAAEAGKHLIIEKAIALNLKDLRALQSAVNQARIKTVVSFVLRWNPMINLLRSLVAKDAIGVLFYAEVDYLHGRREHYRSYEWSRKIATGGSALLGAGCHAVDTLRYLVGSEAIEVTAYAGGYDKNYEYPPTIVTIMKFKNGVIGKVGCSREVRMPYMLPIKLFGSRGSILDNKLFSETLFPGQTDFALIPTNIPSSGDVTHHPFQDEVNHIIDCILKDQTPQPDVNDAVMTHEICLAADLSAKEGCSVKLPFP; this is encoded by the coding sequence TTGACACAAAGACATCCGGAGGGTATCCTGGGAAGTTTAGGAGAAGAAAGGAAGCTGATTTTCATCTCTGTACTCCTGCGTTTTCCTATCTCTGCCGGCCTTGGGGTGGGTTTTGTGACAGATCTATCTTTGTGTATGCAAGATAAAAAAATAGGAATTGGAATTGTAGGGGCTACAGGATGGGTTGCCGGGGAATATATTAAAGCGACCAAGAAAAATCCCCATAGCCAGGTGGTAGCCCTCTGTAGTCGAAGCCGGGAAGGAGCGGAGAAAATCCAGAATGAATATGGCTTAACCGGCCAGATTTACACCCATTACCCTGAAATGCTTAAGCAAGAAGACCTGGATCTGGTTGTCATCTGCACTCCGGATTTTCTCCATGCCGAACAGGGAATTCAAGCTGCCGAAGCCGGGAAACATCTGATCATAGAAAAGGCTATTGCACTAAATCTCAAAGACCTTCGAGCTCTTCAATCTGCCGTTAATCAAGCCAGGATTAAAACGGTTGTCAGTTTTGTTCTTCGTTGGAATCCCATGATAAACCTCCTCAGGTCTCTTGTGGCTAAAGATGCTATCGGAGTCCTCTTTTATGCCGAGGTTGATTATTTACACGGTCGACGCGAGCATTACCGTTCCTACGAATGGTCCCGTAAAATTGCCACCGGTGGAAGTGCTCTCCTGGGGGCGGGTTGCCACGCAGTGGATACATTGAGATATCTCGTCGGTTCAGAAGCCATAGAAGTAACGGCATATGCAGGAGGTTATGATAAAAATTATGAATATCCGCCTACCATTGTAACTATCATGAAATTTAAAAATGGGGTAATCGGAAAAGTAGGTTGCTCCCGGGAAGTGCGTATGCCCTACATGCTACCCATAAAGCTCTTCGGCTCCCGAGGCTCTATCCTGGATAACAAACTCTTCTCCGAAACCCTCTTTCCCGGGCAGACCGATTTTGCCTTGATCCCCACAAACATCCCTTCCAGTGGCGATGTGACCCATCACCCCTTCCAGGATGAGGTAAACCATATTATAGACTGTATCTTGAAGGACCAAACTCCCCAGCCCGATGTGAACGATGCAGTAATGACCCACGAAATTTGTCTGGCAGCAGACCTCTCGGCAAAAGAAGGATGTTCTGTTAAATTACCTTTTCCCTGA